In Primulina eburnea isolate SZY01 chromosome 5, ASM2296580v1, whole genome shotgun sequence, a single window of DNA contains:
- the LOC140831496 gene encoding uncharacterized protein encodes MQDMTNSNSCSYIIERRQMLTHNERERIHSMTQQRRQSYLAPRRSTYQIRRMNLSSSISTSTQQHQQINWTLAQRTRRQSMSEDARSVELARRRANYRRRQDNERSSIPDESNLGNSNFVAPTTMIQQSTHNICENLVDATTVRQTCRSEPIYFHTLTSNYERGSSSTHLPRSNSVYQGNIFDENNDLTNIQRYPRPRRYHILARNFIENEIHYRWQLSDSRICLHCQALLFHGETSQFCCRNGNTNLDHIPSPIELQELYDANNEEGRHFRRFIRAYNHVFSFTSMGVNIDESLTTGTHGIYTFLFLILYLITSPK; translated from the exons ATGCAGGACATGACAAATTCTAACTCTTGCTCTTACATCATTGAAAGGCGACAGATGCTAACTCATAACGAACGTGAAAGAATACATTCTATGACCCAACAACGACGACAATCTTACCTTGCTCCGCGTCGATCAACTTACCAAATTAGAAGAATGAATTTGAGTTCCTCCATTTCTACTTCAACCCAACAAC ATCAACAAATAAATTGGACATTGGCCCAACGTACCAGACGTCAATCAATGAGTGAGGATGCAAGGAGCGTGGAATTGGCTCGCCGTCGTGCAAATTATCGAAGGAGACAAGATAACGAGAGATCATCAATTCCAGATGAGTCTAATCTTGGTAATAGTAATTTTGTTGCACCAACTACAATGATTCAACAATCAACTCATAACATCTGTGAAAATC TTGTCGATGCGACTACAGTGCGACAAACATGTCGCTCAGAGCCAATATATTTTCATACTTTGACATCAAATTACGAGCGTGGAAGTTCTAGCACACATCTACCAAGGTCAAATTCTGTTTATCAAG gaaacattttcgatgaaaacaatgacctTACTAACATACAACGATATCCACGTCCACGTCGATATCATATCCTAGCAAGAAATTTCATTGAAAATGAGATACATTATCGGTGGCAATTGTCTGACTCAAGAATTTGTCTACATTGCCAAGCTCTACTGTTTCATGGTGAAACATCACAATTCTGTTGTAGAAATGGAAACACAAATTTGGATCATATCCCTTCTCCCATTGAATTGCAAGAGTTGTATGATGCGAATAACGAGGAAGGAAGACATTTTCGGCGGTTCATAAGGGCATACAATCATGTTTTCTCTTTTACGTCAATGGGAGTCAATATAGATGAGTCCTTAACAACCGGTACACATGGAATTTACACATTTCTATTTCTCATCCTATATCTTATCACGTCTCCGAAATAA